One window of Rhodothermales bacterium genomic DNA carries:
- a CDS encoding DUF58 domain-containing protein, translating to MAETDTVLRYLDPVVVSQLRNMEMRARLIVEGFITGLHKSPYHGFSVEFAEHRPYNPGDELRHVDWKVYAKTDRHYVKQYEEETNLRHYVVLDTSPSMRYRGSAELSKLEYGAYLASALHYLMVKQKDATGLIGFDDRVHTLRPPRSTQGYLRQLLTTLHEFTQLDSSESRTGAATVLNEVAERISRRSLVVVITDLFENVSQHEDLMKALRHLRYRGHEVLVFHVLESETERRFSFPDVPMLFRDMETGEEMTLQPAQIKENYRAAVEAFSERFRNRCRERNIDFVELDTAQPYNKALLAYLNKRGRLA from the coding sequence ATGGCTGAAACCGATACTGTGCTGCGCTACCTGGACCCGGTCGTGGTGTCCCAGTTGCGCAACATGGAGATGCGGGCCCGTCTGATTGTAGAGGGCTTCATTACAGGACTGCACAAGAGCCCCTATCACGGGTTTTCGGTCGAGTTTGCTGAGCATCGACCCTACAATCCGGGCGATGAGCTTCGTCACGTCGACTGGAAAGTCTACGCCAAGACCGACCGGCACTACGTCAAGCAGTACGAGGAAGAGACCAACCTGCGCCACTACGTGGTGCTGGACACCTCCCCCTCCATGCGGTACCGCGGCTCGGCGGAACTGTCCAAACTGGAGTACGGAGCCTACCTCGCTTCCGCCCTGCACTACCTGATGGTAAAGCAGAAGGATGCCACTGGCCTGATCGGATTCGACGACAGGGTGCACACGCTGCGGCCGCCCCGATCCACCCAGGGCTATCTCCGCCAGTTGCTGACGACTCTGCACGAATTCACCCAGCTGGACAGTTCAGAGTCCCGGACCGGAGCAGCCACCGTGCTCAACGAGGTGGCTGAGAGGATTTCGCGCCGCTCGCTGGTGGTAGTCATCACCGACCTGTTCGAAAACGTCAGTCAGCACGAGGACCTGATGAAGGCCCTCCGCCATCTGCGCTACCGAGGTCACGAAGTCCTGGTGTTCCATGTTCTGGAAAGCGAGACCGAGCGCCGTTTCAGCTTTCCCGATGTGCCCATGCTCTTCAGGGACATGGAGACCGGCGAGGAAATGACCCTGCAGCCGGCACAGATCAAAGAGAACTATCGGGCCGCGGTCGAGGCCTTTTCGGAGCGGTTCCGCAATCGATGCCGCGAGCGCAACATTGATTTCGTTGAGCTCGATACGGCCCAACCCTACAACAAGGCGCTGCTTGCGTATCTGAACAAGCGCGGGCGCCTGGCCTGA
- a CDS encoding M28 family peptidase, producing MKQLLPLLTLLLVMPAQAQDATPVPAPATTPTADDAPDLVRSYQETISASDLAAHLYFFASDHFEGRETATRGQRMAAEYLAAQYRKMGITPAGTAAPAETPGPQAYLQPFPLYGRRQSGSELTVPGGRTSVFSAANRDGHSVLVFGDTPETTAGVVFGGHGIADAGLDYDDFAAMKAAGLDYSDKWLMLLADEPMSDAETSLITADGTPSRWSSSPNVKLRYLFQSGLPKGVLLISDSSPRSNEALMAIADERAASLGGVGSLSLEEPSGSGRPTPPIMLISSDLANSILAPSGRTVADIRDRIAADRAPVVFDLGDAEVSATIQTETYETSSENVVAFIEGSDPQLRHEVVVVSSHYDHVGMTGRPEGEDQVFNGADDDGSGTVAVLEIAEAFEKARADGHGPRRSVVFLNVSGEEKGLLGSRYYTDAEPIFDLDNTVANLNIDMIGRVDPTHPGDSDHYVYIIGSNLISQELHDLNGRMNTLLGTDLDLNERFNSRNDPNQFYRRSDHWNFGKHEIPFIFFFTGTHEDYHGPGDEPHKIEYDRLATISRLIFATAWQVANQDARPAVSGTGFN from the coding sequence ATGAAACAACTTCTTCCCCTGCTGACACTCCTGCTGGTGATGCCTGCGCAGGCGCAGGACGCTACCCCGGTGCCCGCCCCCGCCACGACGCCAACGGCAGACGATGCGCCGGACCTCGTGCGATCCTATCAAGAGACCATCTCTGCGTCCGACCTGGCCGCACACCTGTACTTCTTCGCCTCCGACCATTTCGAAGGACGGGAGACGGCTACGAGGGGACAGCGCATGGCGGCTGAGTACCTCGCGGCCCAGTACCGCAAAATGGGCATCACGCCAGCCGGGACAGCGGCGCCGGCCGAAACACCAGGACCCCAGGCATACCTGCAGCCATTTCCGCTTTATGGCCGACGCCAGTCGGGCTCGGAACTCACTGTGCCGGGCGGAAGAACCAGTGTGTTCTCCGCGGCCAACCGTGACGGCCACTCCGTACTCGTGTTCGGGGACACCCCTGAAACCACGGCAGGCGTTGTTTTCGGTGGCCATGGCATTGCGGACGCAGGCCTGGACTACGACGACTTTGCAGCCATGAAGGCAGCCGGTCTCGACTACTCGGACAAATGGTTGATGCTGCTTGCGGACGAACCCATGTCCGATGCCGAAACCAGCCTGATCACCGCAGACGGCACCCCATCACGCTGGTCCTCTTCCCCAAATGTCAAGCTGCGATATCTCTTTCAGTCGGGTTTGCCGAAGGGCGTGCTCCTTATTTCTGACTCCTCCCCGCGCAGTAACGAGGCGCTCATGGCCATCGCCGACGAACGGGCAGCGAGCCTCGGCGGTGTAGGGTCGCTGTCCCTGGAGGAACCCTCGGGCAGCGGGCGTCCCACGCCCCCCATCATGTTGATCTCCTCGGATCTGGCCAACTCGATCCTCGCTCCCTCGGGACGCACGGTGGCCGACATCCGTGACCGGATTGCCGCGGACCGGGCGCCAGTGGTGTTCGACCTTGGAGACGCGGAAGTCTCGGCGACCATCCAGACCGAGACCTACGAGACGTCTTCGGAGAACGTCGTTGCTTTTATCGAAGGATCGGACCCACAGCTTCGCCATGAGGTGGTGGTCGTGTCGTCTCACTACGACCACGTAGGCATGACCGGCCGGCCTGAAGGTGAGGACCAGGTGTTCAACGGTGCCGACGACGATGGCTCGGGCACCGTGGCCGTTCTGGAGATCGCCGAAGCATTCGAGAAGGCCCGTGCGGACGGCCACGGCCCACGGCGCTCCGTGGTATTTCTGAATGTGTCCGGTGAGGAGAAGGGACTGCTCGGAAGCCGGTATTACACGGACGCGGAGCCCATCTTTGACCTGGACAACACGGTGGCCAACCTCAACATCGACATGATCGGCCGTGTTGATCCCACCCACCCGGGCGACAGCGACCACTACGTCTACATTATCGGCTCCAACCTGATCTCGCAGGAACTGCACGACCTGAACGGTCGCATGAACACCCTGCTGGGGACCGATCTGGACCTGAACGAGCGGTTCAATTCCCGCAACGATCCGAACCAATTCTACCGGCGGTCCGACCACTGGAACTTCGGCAAGCACGAGATCCCGTTCATCTTCTTCTTTACCGGGACCCACGAAGACTACCACGGCCCAGGCGACGAGCCCCACAAGATTGAGTATGACCGGCTCGCGACGATCAGCCGACTGATTTTTGCCACGGCCTGGCAGGTGGCCAATCAGGATGCCCGGCCGGCCGTTTCCGGCACCGGGTTCAACTAG